The Daphnia pulex isolate KAP4 chromosome 7, ASM2113471v1 genome includes the window ATTCCTTCACATACAGCCGGGTACATTGTGGCTGTAGTCGCACCAGTTGAGCTGTTGGTTGTAAACCAAATTAGCCGGGCAGTTCTGCATTAGTTGCATagacaacaaaataaagagATGTTATATAATCACATaacataattttgaaattaggaataataatagaagTGCAATTATTACCATAATGAAAGTGATTTGATTGGAGCAGCTGATGAAAGTCTTGCAATCATACGGATTGACGTAATTCCCATCTGCCACCCAATAGCAGAAATCCAACAGCGACTTTTCGGTTGTTGGGGTAGTATCTGGGGTAGTAGGCCTGGTGGTAATCTCTTGAATAGTTGTCGGAgcagttgtggtggtggtggtggttgttggctTCGCCTTGGTGGTACGTTTCACCGGTAGTTTAACTTCTTCGCTTGAATCACGTTCGCTGCTGGACGAACTCTTGTCCTGCTCTTTGCTAGAGGACTGATTGAAATGATGTCCCTTCTTAGGCggaatctaataaaaaatgattatgcaataataatttttcaccTGAGATATCTTTGATGACGTTTAATAGAAAATACCTTGGCACTCGTTGCCAGCGCAACGAGCAAGAGGAAGCAGCAGAGAGTGGCGACGCGGATGGCCATGTTGAATGTTTGAAGTTGAACGTTCGGTGTAGAAAGTTGATAAAGGATCTGATGCCTTTAGCTTGTCCTGCCAGCCCAATTTATACTCGAAACGAATGCTGGCTTATGGTTTATTAGCCAGCGTGAAAACGTGTTGATTATCTAACTGATGAGACAACGTGAATTTTGTCAAGGTTGTTCTACATCGGCGCAAGTTTTTTCCCGCAATTAAACTCAACGTAATAAACTAAGGACTCAATATCATAATCGGACATCCGGGGTTATAAATATGCCTCGATGACGATATGAGACGATTTATGTTACGCTATAATATAGTTCAGACTGCATTTTTTAGATTGTTCTTTGCCGAATACTTGTAAAAGGCACATAGACGCACAGATTTGGAATTGATGACAAAGACCTGCGAATCTGTCACAATGTCACGTAACTATAAAAATTTCTAGCGGTTTCATTGCTGTCAGTAGAACGCCTTTGTCGGTTTGACAACGATAAGAAACTAACGAATAACCCATCGTTATCtttatcaacatttttatgtttcaCAGGACTGATATCCGCCGGCTCTTTCTTTGCCATATTTATCGCCTCGTTTCCTCCGGTTTCCTCCTGATGGACGTGTCGAAATCTCT containing:
- the LOC124196978 gene encoding chondroitin proteoglycan 1-like, with protein sequence MAIRVATLCCFLLLVALATSAKIPPKKGHHFNQSSSKEQDKSSSSSERDSSEEVKLPVKRTTKAKPTTTTTTTTAPTTIQEITTRPTTPDTTPTTEKSLLDFCYWVADGNYVNPYDCKTFISCSNQITFIMNCPANLVYNQQLNWCDYSHNVPGCM